A stretch of the Sulfurimonas sp. HSL-1656 genome encodes the following:
- a CDS encoding DUF523 domain-containing protein has product MIVSACLLGEKCRYDGATKKDDGVLAFLADKEVIPFCPEAPVLGTPRGRISVVATEDHGLRVKKDADGTDVTKALVEQTEALIKAHPDATAVILKSKSPSCGIGTTPVLDEAGNEIAKGNGVAADLLLHAFPDISIVDENSL; this is encoded by the coding sequence GTGATTGTCTCTGCCTGTCTGCTGGGCGAAAAATGCCGATATGATGGAGCTACTAAAAAAGATGACGGCGTTCTCGCCTTTCTGGCAGACAAAGAGGTCATTCCCTTCTGTCCGGAAGCCCCGGTCCTGGGGACACCCCGCGGGCGGATCAGCGTCGTCGCGACCGAGGATCACGGCCTGCGCGTGAAAAAGGATGCGGACGGTACCGACGTGACTAAGGCGCTGGTCGAACAGACCGAGGCGCTGATCAAGGCGCACCCGGATGCAACGGCGGTCATCCTCAAATCGAAATCCCCCAGCTGCGGGATCGGCACGACGCCTGTTCTGGACGAGGCGGGCAACGAGATCGCCAAAGGCAACGGCGTTGCGGCAGACCTGCTGCTGCATGCCTTTCCCGATATCAGTATCGTCGACGAGAATAGTTTATAG
- a CDS encoding aldehyde dehydrogenase family protein, whose amino-acid sequence MEAKVFFGSNEAVTGSWTERCSPFDGRVVSKAPHCGAEETRRALEIAKAAAKAAKVSTLSQRCDWLHDVAAKLREQKEDIAKTITDEVGKPIAFARVEVERCIETVTLAAETMRTMHGETINTDAMPSGRKTTAFYIREPVGVIAAITPFNFPLNLVAHKLAPALVAGNTVVLKPTPEAPLTAYKFAKLFIESPHAVKDALSVVYGDAEVGSTLVGSDIPRKISFTGSVPVGNIITKSAGIKKVSLELGGNAATFIDKSADLDLAAQRCALGAFVNSGQVCISLQRIYVHSDVYDVFAQKMAEATQKLVVGSPYEDDTFMGPLINEESAERALSWVQSAIDEGARPMTEVKCEGTMFYPTVMADVTDDMAIVCEEVFAPIVSLVKVDGFDDAAPRMNDSPYGLQFSLFTNDLALTQRAISELEAGGIVINDMPTLRFDIQPYGGVKLSGVGREGPRFAIEEMTELKSVVIA is encoded by the coding sequence ATGGAAGCAAAGGTATTTTTCGGTTCAAACGAAGCGGTGACGGGAAGCTGGACGGAGCGCTGCAGCCCCTTTGACGGCCGGGTCGTTTCAAAGGCACCGCACTGCGGCGCGGAAGAGACACGGCGGGCACTGGAGATCGCCAAAGCGGCCGCAAAAGCAGCTAAAGTGTCGACGCTGTCGCAGCGCTGCGACTGGCTGCATGACGTGGCGGCAAAGCTGCGGGAACAGAAAGAGGATATTGCCAAGACGATCACGGACGAGGTCGGCAAACCGATCGCGTTCGCCCGGGTCGAGGTGGAGCGCTGCATCGAAACGGTCACCCTCGCCGCCGAGACCATGCGCACCATGCACGGCGAAACCATCAACACCGATGCGATGCCCAGCGGGCGTAAGACGACGGCCTTCTACATCCGCGAACCCGTCGGCGTTATCGCGGCGATTACCCCCTTCAACTTCCCGCTGAACCTGGTGGCGCACAAGCTCGCCCCGGCCCTCGTTGCCGGCAATACGGTCGTGCTCAAGCCGACACCGGAAGCGCCGCTGACGGCCTACAAGTTCGCCAAACTATTCATCGAGAGCCCCCATGCGGTCAAAGACGCGCTGAGCGTCGTCTACGGCGATGCCGAAGTCGGCAGCACCCTGGTCGGCAGCGATATCCCGCGCAAGATCAGCTTTACCGGTTCCGTTCCGGTCGGCAACATCATCACCAAGAGTGCCGGGATCAAAAAGGTGAGCCTGGAGCTGGGCGGCAACGCGGCAACCTTCATCGACAAGAGTGCCGACCTTGATCTTGCCGCGCAGCGCTGTGCGCTCGGGGCCTTTGTCAACTCCGGGCAGGTCTGCATCTCGCTGCAGCGCATCTATGTCCACAGTGACGTCTACGACGTGTTTGCGCAGAAAATGGCCGAAGCGACGCAGAAGCTCGTTGTCGGATCGCCCTACGAAGACGATACCTTCATGGGACCGCTCATCAACGAGGAGTCGGCGGAGCGGGCGCTCTCCTGGGTGCAGAGCGCCATCGACGAAGGGGCCCGTCCGATGACGGAGGTGAAGTGCGAGGGGACGATGTTCTACCCGACCGTCATGGCGGATGTCACCGACGATATGGCGATCGTCTGCGAAGAGGTTTTTGCGCCGATCGTCTCCCTGGTGAAGGTTGACGGTTTCGATGACGCCGCTCCCCGGATGAACGATTCGCCCTACGGGCTCCAGTTCTCCCTCTTTACCAACGACCTGGCACTGACGCAGCGCGCGATCAGCGAACTCGAGGCGGGCGGGATCGTCATCAACGACATGCCGACCCTGCGTTTCGACATCCAGCCCTACGGCGGGGTCAAACTCAGCGGCGTCGGCCGCGAGGGACCGCGGTTCGCCATCGAGGAGATGACGGAACTCAAATCGGTCGTCATCGCGTAG
- a CDS encoding globin, whose translation MLNLEIMPGQLGVRPPVTKPHPGFYPQVGEERFRKLVDDHYELIRDSDIAFLFPVNDEDDFQQAKNNAADFFIQICGGPDYFNQHRGEPRMVGRHAPFRIDEAARRRWLEFYAQLLPQLVEEGIDEAYVQSFWDYINVFSGWMINTPSA comes from the coding sequence ATGCTTAACCTTGAAATCATGCCCGGCCAGCTCGGCGTCCGTCCCCCGGTGACCAAACCCCACCCCGGCTTCTACCCGCAGGTCGGCGAAGAACGCTTCCGCAAGCTCGTCGACGACCACTACGAACTGATCCGCGACAGCGATATCGCCTTTTTGTTCCCCGTCAACGACGAAGACGATTTCCAGCAGGCCAAGAACAATGCCGCCGACTTCTTTATCCAGATCTGCGGCGGCCCGGACTACTTCAACCAGCACCGCGGCGAACCGAGAATGGTCGGCCGCCATGCCCCCTTCCGCATCGACGAAGCTGCCCGCCGCCGCTGGCTGGAGTTTTACGCCCAGCTGCTGCCCCAGCTCGTCGAAGAGGGCATAGACGAAGCCTACGTCCAGTCCTTCTGGGACTACATCAACGTCTTCTCAGGATGGATGATCAACACCCCCTCCGCTTAA
- the ade gene encoding adenine deaminase produces MIIESNYVDIRRREIYPAKVVIESGVIDSITRIDTPCSTYLLPGFIDAHIHIESSMLPPSEFARLATLHGTVATVSDPHEIANVLGIKGVEFMLENAQKVPFHFAFGASPCVPATPFETSGAALGIEEVKTLLMNPQIGYLSEVMNFPGVIAGDAEILAKIAAAKALGKPVDGHSPGLRGDDLKRYIATGITTDHEAFTYEEGLEKVQSGMKILIREGSAAKNFEALAPLIGEYPEMLMFCSDDRHPDDLRREHINALVRRAVAKGYDLFDALRIACLNPIEHYGLGVGTLRPGESADLIEVDNLEGFTVLRTVIGGRTVAEKGRSLIPSVPLPELNNFHTAPKRPGDFALPSCDTAEVIQAVDGELVTHEMIVSLKNVPARRIGDPDHDILKIAVVNRYEDTPPAVAYVNGFGLKAGAIASSVAHDSHNIIAVGCSDEAIAKAVNLVICAEGGICALNASEQHLLPLRIAGIMSGEDGFKVAEQYEALDRFVKSALGSKLHAPFMTLSFMALLVIPELKLSDKGLFDARSFHFIKGCKLEP; encoded by the coding sequence ATGATAATCGAATCAAACTACGTCGATATCCGCCGCCGCGAGATCTACCCCGCCAAAGTCGTCATTGAAAGCGGCGTTATCGATTCCATCACGCGGATCGACACCCCCTGCTCCACCTACCTCCTCCCCGGTTTCATCGACGCACATATCCACATTGAAAGCTCCATGCTCCCGCCGAGCGAATTCGCCCGCCTCGCCACGCTCCACGGCACCGTGGCGACCGTCTCCGACCCCCACGAGATCGCCAACGTCCTCGGGATCAAAGGCGTGGAGTTCATGCTGGAGAATGCCCAGAAGGTCCCCTTCCATTTCGCCTTCGGGGCCTCCCCCTGCGTCCCGGCGACCCCCTTTGAGACGAGCGGCGCGGCCCTCGGCATCGAGGAGGTGAAAACACTGCTGATGAACCCGCAGATCGGCTACCTCAGCGAGGTGATGAACTTCCCCGGGGTCATCGCCGGCGACGCGGAGATACTTGCCAAAATCGCGGCCGCGAAAGCGCTGGGCAAACCCGTCGACGGCCACTCCCCCGGCCTGCGCGGCGACGACCTGAAACGCTACATCGCCACCGGCATCACGACCGACCATGAGGCCTTCACCTACGAAGAGGGGCTGGAGAAGGTGCAGTCGGGGATGAAGATCCTCATCCGTGAAGGCTCCGCCGCGAAAAACTTCGAAGCCCTTGCCCCGCTGATAGGCGAATACCCCGAAATGCTGATGTTCTGCAGCGACGACCGCCACCCCGACGACCTCCGCCGCGAACACATCAACGCCCTCGTACGGCGTGCCGTTGCAAAGGGGTATGACCTTTTCGACGCGCTCCGTATCGCCTGCCTCAACCCCATTGAACACTACGGCCTCGGCGTCGGGACGCTGCGGCCGGGGGAGAGCGCCGACCTCATCGAAGTCGACAACCTGGAGGGTTTCACCGTTCTGCGCACCGTGATCGGCGGCCGAACAGTTGCCGAAAAAGGCAGGAGCCTGATCCCCTCCGTGCCGCTGCCGGAGCTCAACAACTTCCATACGGCGCCGAAGCGGCCGGGGGATTTCGCCCTCCCCTCCTGTGACACTGCGGAGGTGATCCAGGCCGTCGACGGCGAACTGGTCACCCACGAGATGATCGTCTCGCTGAAAAACGTTCCCGCCCGCCGCATCGGTGACCCCGACCACGACATTCTCAAAATTGCCGTCGTCAACCGTTACGAAGACACCCCGCCCGCCGTCGCCTATGTGAACGGTTTCGGGCTCAAAGCGGGGGCCATCGCCTCCAGTGTCGCCCATGATTCACACAACATCATCGCCGTCGGCTGCAGCGACGAAGCTATCGCCAAAGCCGTGAATCTCGTGATCTGTGCCGAAGGCGGCATCTGCGCCTTGAACGCTTCCGAGCAGCATCTCCTCCCGCTGCGTATCGCCGGGATTATGAGCGGGGAGGACGGCTTCAAAGTCGCTGAACAGTACGAAGCCCTGGATCGCTTCGTCAAAAGCGCGCTGGGTTCGAAATTGCATGCACCGTTTATGACGCTTTCGTTTATGGCGCTGCTCGTCATCCCCGAGCTCAAGCTCAGCGACAAAGGGCTCTTCGACGCGCGGAGCTTCCACTTCATCAAAGGGTGCAAATTAGAACCATGA
- a CDS encoding NCS2 family permease, translating into MNLFQLRDHGTDIRTEMTAGFTTFLAMLYIVPVNAAILSAAGLPFDAVITATAVMTIIASVLNGLWANTPIAMSVGMGLNAYFSFGLVKGMGLVWQTALGIVFLSGILYILISITPLRRWMIATIPIDVKRAVSAGIGAFIAFIGMEQLHLITDSPATLVTLGNLKDPHLLIGLFGLALTIFLVIKKARGAFILSITLTALLAWATGVEPMPGAFFSLPASMAPIAFELDIASALSLSMAPLILIFLITDLFDTLGTLTGVGMRANLFHGKDSVPLQRTIEADAAATMLSGLAGVTSTTAFIESAAGVEAGGRTGLTAVVTGLLFILPLFWLPFFQAIPSNAIYPVLIVIGVMMFGELQHIDYSDAAVKYSTFLIVLGMPLTYSITDGLLLGSLAYVFIRLIQGRFRQIDIAMGVLAAVALLVFFVL; encoded by the coding sequence ATGAACCTTTTTCAACTCCGCGACCACGGCACGGACATCCGCACCGAGATGACCGCCGGCTTTACGACCTTCCTCGCCATGCTCTATATCGTTCCCGTCAACGCCGCGATCCTCAGTGCAGCGGGTCTCCCCTTCGATGCAGTCATTACCGCAACGGCAGTCATGACCATCATCGCTTCCGTCCTCAACGGCCTCTGGGCCAACACCCCTATAGCCATGAGCGTCGGCATGGGGCTTAACGCCTACTTCAGCTTCGGACTCGTCAAGGGGATGGGGCTGGTGTGGCAGACGGCGCTGGGGATCGTCTTCCTCTCCGGCATCCTCTATATCCTCATCAGCATCACCCCGCTGCGGCGCTGGATGATCGCAACGATCCCCATCGACGTCAAACGCGCCGTCAGCGCAGGAATCGGCGCCTTCATCGCCTTTATTGGGATGGAACAGCTCCACCTCATCACGGACAGCCCGGCGACGCTGGTCACCCTGGGGAACCTCAAAGACCCCCACCTCCTCATCGGCCTTTTCGGCCTCGCTCTGACAATCTTCCTGGTCATCAAGAAAGCCCGCGGGGCCTTTATCCTCTCCATCACGCTGACCGCCCTGCTCGCCTGGGCGACTGGGGTGGAGCCGATGCCCGGGGCCTTTTTCTCCCTACCCGCCTCCATGGCGCCGATCGCCTTCGAACTCGACATCGCTTCGGCCCTGAGCCTCTCGATGGCACCGCTCATCCTCATCTTCCTTATCACCGACCTCTTCGACACCCTCGGCACCCTGACCGGGGTGGGGATGCGCGCGAACCTCTTTCACGGCAAAGACTCGGTACCCCTGCAGCGCACCATCGAGGCCGATGCGGCGGCGACGATGCTCAGCGGCCTCGCCGGGGTCACCAGCACGACCGCGTTCATCGAGAGCGCCGCGGGCGTCGAGGCAGGTGGACGGACGGGACTGACCGCCGTCGTCACCGGGCTGCTTTTCATATTGCCGCTCTTCTGGCTCCCCTTTTTCCAGGCAATCCCCTCCAACGCCATCTACCCCGTTCTTATCGTTATCGGCGTCATGATGTTCGGGGAACTGCAGCACATCGACTATTCGGACGCGGCGGTCAAATACAGCACCTTCCTCATCGTCCTCGGGATGCCGCTCACCTACTCCATCACCGACGGGCTGCTGCTGGGGTCACTCGCCTACGTCTTTATCCGCCTCATACAGGGGCGTTTCAGACAGATCGATATCGCGATGGGCGTCCTCGCCGCCGTCGCCCTGCTCGTCTTCTTCGTCCTCTAA
- a CDS encoding NTP transferase domain-containing protein: MTVVLLAAGRSSRTSDLKSLYRVEGEYLINRQIRQLRSYGYDVAVVLGHAFDQISAILPDGVKVIRNEVYEEGMFSSVKRAFETLDAPELYFCQVDRPVPDKRVFEALSRSNSAVATAFFEGHRAPPQRISAVMRSDLLASDAGRLDAWIEATGIAEAVDVDDPKVVLNANTDEELRRIFG, translated from the coding sequence ATGACGGTCGTTCTGCTCGCCGCCGGGAGGTCCTCCCGCACCTCTGATCTGAAATCACTGTACAGGGTGGAGGGGGAGTACCTGATCAACCGGCAGATCCGGCAGTTGCGCAGCTACGGCTATGACGTCGCCGTCGTCCTGGGACATGCCTTTGATCAGATCAGTGCCATCCTTCCCGATGGGGTGAAGGTGATCCGCAACGAAGTGTACGAGGAGGGGATGTTCTCCTCCGTCAAGAGGGCGTTCGAGACGCTTGATGCCCCGGAGCTCTACTTTTGCCAGGTGGACCGCCCCGTGCCGGACAAACGTGTCTTCGAGGCACTCTCCCGGAGTAATAGCGCCGTGGCGACGGCTTTTTTCGAGGGGCACCGCGCCCCGCCGCAGCGCATCAGTGCCGTGATGAGAAGCGATCTGCTCGCCTCGGACGCGGGACGCCTCGATGCATGGATCGAGGCTACGGGTATCGCAGAGGCCGTTGACGTCGACGATCCGAAGGTGGTGCTCAACGCCAATACGGACGAGGAGCTCAGACGTATTTTCGGTTGA
- a CDS encoding FAD binding domain-containing protein, protein MNYRRAANLDEATALLAQYPEAQLLCGSTDAALQLRHAPQTTVLIDIHTLEELRGISVEGDYMRIGALVTLNELLRSDVVRASLPLLAACTETFGSHQIRNLATVGGNIANASPAADLTAALVALEATVTLTSQDGERSVPLETLFCGYRCTKLDHELITAVTVPLQTGSWYYRKAGTRERLNIAKVSIALTHGHGGFRISGASLGPNPVRFRTLEALLDGGVYDDAAIKAALESDTDPSGGFRSTQAYRLRVAFNMIKEALSQPEER, encoded by the coding sequence ATGAACTATCGGCGTGCGGCAAACCTGGATGAGGCAACGGCGCTGTTGGCACAGTATCCGGAAGCCCAGCTGCTCTGCGGCAGTACCGACGCGGCGCTGCAGCTTCGGCATGCGCCCCAAACAACTGTTCTCATCGACATACACACCCTGGAGGAGTTGCGGGGCATTAGCGTGGAGGGCGACTACATGCGGATCGGCGCGCTTGTGACGCTCAACGAACTGCTCCGCAGCGATGTGGTCCGGGCATCCCTGCCGCTGCTGGCGGCCTGTACCGAAACCTTCGGCTCGCACCAGATCCGCAACCTCGCCACCGTCGGCGGCAACATCGCCAACGCCTCGCCTGCGGCCGACCTGACGGCTGCGCTGGTGGCGCTGGAGGCTACGGTGACGCTGACGTCGCAGGACGGGGAGCGGAGCGTGCCGCTTGAAACGCTCTTCTGCGGCTACAGATGCACGAAACTCGACCATGAGCTTATTACCGCCGTCACCGTCCCGCTGCAGACGGGGAGCTGGTATTACCGCAAGGCGGGAACGCGGGAGCGGCTCAACATCGCAAAGGTGAGCATCGCCCTGACGCATGGCCACGGCGGTTTCCGTATCAGCGGGGCCTCGCTGGGGCCGAATCCCGTCCGTTTCAGAACCCTCGAGGCCCTGTTGGATGGGGGTGTGTACGACGATGCGGCGATCAAAGCGGCCCTTGAGAGCGATACGGACCCTTCAGGCGGTTTCCGTTCGACGCAAGCGTACCGCCTCCGGGTGGCGTTCAACATGATCAAAGAAGCGCTGTCGCAGCCGGAGGAGAGATGA
- a CDS encoding (2Fe-2S)-binding protein has product MQITCTINGRTHRFDCAPESRVLDLVREAGMTSVKAGCGEGECGACSLFVNGRLVNACLLLAPQIQDAEVVTLEGLQEETAAIRESFAEHGAVQCGFCTPGFVLRAYDYLSHGGERSEEAIKAALDGNLCRCTGYRKIVEAIVKVKS; this is encoded by the coding sequence ATGCAGATAACGTGTACGATCAACGGCCGCACCCACCGCTTTGACTGTGCCCCGGAGAGCCGGGTGCTCGACCTGGTGCGCGAGGCGGGAATGACGTCGGTCAAGGCGGGCTGCGGCGAAGGGGAGTGCGGCGCCTGCAGCCTTTTTGTGAACGGCAGACTCGTAAACGCCTGCCTGCTGCTCGCCCCGCAGATACAGGACGCGGAGGTTGTGACGCTCGAGGGGCTGCAAGAAGAGACGGCAGCGATCCGCGAAAGCTTCGCCGAACACGGAGCGGTGCAGTGCGGCTTCTGCACGCCGGGCTTCGTCCTGCGCGCCTACGACTACCTCAGTCACGGCGGAGAACGCAGTGAAGAGGCGATCAAGGCGGCCCTTGACGGTAACCTCTGCCGCTGTACAGGCTACCGGAAGATCGTCGAGGCCATCGTAAAGGTAAAGTCATGA
- a CDS encoding xanthine dehydrogenase family protein molybdopterin-binding subunit encodes MGVLGESVVRVDAAAKADGTLRYTDDLPFDGLYGAVVRSEIAYGKISAITFDPSFDFSDIVIVDHRDIEGRNANVVLTDDQPFLAEARVRHIGEPILLLAHRSKRRLREAAAHIMIDYDAQAPVLSMEESLALKQRLYGDDNVFKAIHTVKGNPPDETGLYTLEKTYTTPHQEQAYLEPQSMVARFDGGRVKIIGSMQCPFFVEAALEGLAGEKIEVEQAPTGGGFGGKEDYPSLIAGYAYLLCKKAGQDVKIVYDREEDIAYTTKRHPSKLRYRSRFDSTGKLHALEVDITIDGGAYVTLSPVVLARCVLHAAGFYDCGCIRVDARAVATNTPPNGAFRGFGAPQVLFGIERHMDDIARTLGLSPAVVRERNLPGAGSVGVSGVPIAEHARLRDLFESARNESRFDALYDSPAPHRGVGMALFMHGAGYTGVGESMLASGVSIVLEADGSVEIRVGSVEMGQGTLTALPQIVADALDLPVDMVSCRTPNTAEVADSGPTVASRTVMIVGRLLAQAAGKLKTALGDYDTPDGYREAVARYRQSGAPQQFGASYEQPADILWDEDLFYGNGYEAYGLGCYIAEVEVDPVDYRVRVVRFDAYNDVGMVVNPMMAEGQVEGGVAQGIGYALFERLVYEAGRVRSPRFSDYTLPMAPDLPEISVRFLGVEAPSLGLGELPMDGPAAAVANALGHALGNAFDALPITPETVEEACR; translated from the coding sequence ATGGGAGTGCTAGGCGAGAGTGTGGTTCGTGTCGATGCCGCAGCGAAAGCGGACGGGACGCTGCGCTATACGGATGATCTGCCTTTTGACGGATTGTACGGGGCGGTTGTCCGCTCAGAGATCGCCTACGGAAAGATCAGTGCGATCACTTTTGACCCCTCTTTCGACTTTTCCGATATCGTCATCGTCGACCACAGAGACATCGAGGGTCGCAACGCCAACGTTGTCCTCACAGACGACCAGCCCTTCCTGGCGGAGGCGAGGGTCCGGCATATCGGGGAGCCGATCCTGCTGCTGGCACACCGTTCAAAACGGCGGCTCCGCGAGGCGGCGGCCCACATCATGATCGACTACGACGCGCAGGCGCCGGTACTGAGCATGGAAGAGTCCCTGGCACTCAAACAGCGGCTCTACGGCGATGACAATGTTTTCAAAGCCATTCATACGGTAAAAGGAAACCCTCCGGATGAGACAGGGCTGTACACCCTGGAAAAGACCTACACGACCCCGCATCAGGAACAGGCCTACCTGGAGCCGCAGAGCATGGTGGCGCGCTTTGATGGCGGGAGGGTAAAGATCATCGGCTCCATGCAGTGCCCCTTCTTCGTCGAGGCGGCGCTGGAAGGGCTGGCCGGCGAGAAGATCGAGGTGGAACAGGCCCCGACGGGGGGCGGCTTCGGCGGCAAGGAGGATTACCCCTCCCTGATCGCGGGCTACGCCTACCTGCTCTGCAAGAAGGCGGGGCAGGATGTCAAAATCGTCTATGACCGTGAAGAGGATATTGCCTACACGACCAAGCGGCACCCCTCAAAACTGCGCTACAGAAGCCGCTTTGATTCCACGGGTAAACTTCATGCGCTTGAGGTGGATATCACGATCGACGGCGGCGCCTATGTAACGCTCTCGCCCGTTGTCCTCGCGCGCTGCGTTCTGCATGCGGCGGGCTTCTACGACTGCGGCTGCATCAGGGTCGACGCCCGCGCCGTGGCGACGAATACCCCGCCCAACGGAGCATTCCGCGGTTTCGGTGCCCCGCAGGTGCTTTTCGGGATCGAGCGCCATATGGACGACATCGCCCGCACGCTCGGCCTCTCGCCGGCAGTTGTGCGCGAACGCAACCTTCCCGGTGCGGGATCGGTCGGCGTTTCGGGGGTGCCGATCGCCGAACACGCCCGGCTGCGTGATCTGTTCGAGAGCGCACGCAATGAGAGTCGTTTTGATGCCCTCTATGACTCCCCGGCGCCGCACCGAGGGGTCGGGATGGCGCTCTTCATGCACGGGGCGGGCTACACGGGCGTCGGGGAGAGCATGCTGGCTTCCGGCGTCTCGATCGTCCTGGAGGCGGACGGCAGCGTCGAGATCCGCGTCGGGAGCGTGGAGATGGGACAGGGAACGCTGACGGCGCTGCCGCAGATCGTCGCCGATGCACTGGACCTCCCCGTTGATATGGTCTCCTGCCGTACCCCGAATACCGCCGAAGTCGCCGACAGCGGCCCGACGGTCGCCTCACGGACGGTGATGATCGTCGGGCGCCTGCTCGCACAGGCGGCGGGCAAGCTGAAAACGGCGCTTGGGGACTACGACACTCCAGACGGGTACCGGGAGGCGGTGGCGCGCTACCGGCAAAGCGGCGCTCCGCAGCAGTTCGGGGCCTCCTATGAACAGCCCGCCGACATTCTCTGGGATGAAGACCTCTTTTACGGCAACGGCTACGAGGCGTACGGACTGGGATGCTACATCGCCGAGGTGGAAGTCGACCCCGTCGACTACCGCGTCCGGGTCGTACGTTTCGACGCCTACAACGATGTCGGAATGGTCGTCAATCCCATGATGGCGGAGGGGCAGGTCGAAGGGGGGGTGGCCCAGGGGATCGGGTATGCCCTTTTCGAGCGCCTGGTGTATGAAGCGGGGCGCGTACGAAGTCCCCGTTTCAGTGATTATACGCTGCCGATGGCACCCGACCTGCCGGAAATTTCCGTGCGTTTCCTTGGTGTGGAAGCTCCTTCGCTGGGGCTGGGGGAGCTGCCGATGGACGGTCCGGCGGCCGCCGTCGCCAACGCGCTTGGGCATGCCCTCGGAAACGCTTTTGACGCTTTGCCGATCACCCCGGAAACGGTGGAGGAAGCATGCAGATAA
- a CDS encoding branched-chain amino acid transaminase — protein MNEAKYIWMNGEFLPWHESKVHVLSHTLHYGNGVIEGTKAYKTDKGYAIFRLNDHTERLIQSGKMVLLNIPYSAEELNNAQIELIRKNEFTGDNVYLRPFSFLGYGVMGLYHKDAPVETAVAAWEWGAYLGEEGMRKGIRLKISSFTRPANTSNMGKAKAVANYLNSQMAKFEAVECGYDEALLLDDQGYVAEASGAGFFMVRDGKLISPPNDNSLESITQKTIIELAQDMGFEVIRRRVTREEAYIADEAFLTGTAAEITPVREIDARILGNGARGPITEKLQSAYFDVVFGRNPNYTHYLTYV, from the coding sequence ATGAACGAAGCCAAGTACATTTGGATGAACGGCGAATTCCTTCCATGGCACGAATCAAAAGTCCACGTACTGTCACACACGCTGCACTACGGCAACGGCGTCATCGAGGGGACCAAGGCGTATAAAACCGACAAGGGGTACGCCATCTTCCGCCTCAACGACCATACCGAGCGTCTGATCCAGTCGGGCAAAATGGTCCTGCTGAACATCCCCTACAGTGCTGAAGAGCTCAACAATGCACAGATCGAGCTGATCCGCAAGAACGAATTCACGGGCGACAACGTCTACCTTCGCCCCTTTTCCTTCCTGGGCTACGGCGTCATGGGCCTCTACCACAAGGACGCCCCGGTCGAGACGGCCGTCGCTGCGTGGGAGTGGGGCGCCTACCTCGGCGAAGAGGGCATGCGCAAAGGGATCCGCCTCAAGATCTCCTCGTTCACCCGCCCGGCCAACACCTCCAACATGGGCAAAGCCAAGGCGGTCGCAAACTACCTGAACTCCCAGATGGCCAAGTTCGAAGCGGTCGAGTGCGGTTACGACGAAGCCCTGCTGCTTGACGACCAGGGCTACGTCGCCGAAGCGAGCGGCGCGGGCTTTTTCATGGTCCGCGACGGCAAGCTTATCTCGCCGCCGAATGACAACTCTCTCGAATCGATCACCCAGAAGACGATTATCGAACTGGCCCAGGATATGGGCTTCGAGGTAATCCGCCGCCGCGTCACCCGCGAAGAGGCCTACATCGCCGATGAAGCCTTCCTGACCGGTACCGCCGCGGAGATCACCCCGGTCCGCGAGATCGATGCCCGCATCCTCGGCAACGGCGCCCGCGGCCCGATCACGGAAAAACTGCAGAGTGCCTACTTCGACGTCGTCTTCGGACGCAACCCGAATTACACGCACTACCTGACCTACGTCTAA